TATGCACAAACTTACTTGTGCTGCAGTGATGCCTGATATTTCAAGAATCGAGCAGCCTGCGAGATGCGTGTTATCCAAGCTAACTTGATTAGTCCTAAGATAGTTGATTTCTTCGATTGGCCATTGTATCAGCCTCGTCCCACTTGTGTCCAGCCACATCTCCCTAGGAAGAGACTAAAGCCAAAAACAAACCAATTCAATAACTTTCTTGACAAGTTATCTGTTTGACTACTTTTGAACCTAGAAAACATTTACCAGAAGGCCGGACCATCCCTTCTCGATATCATCTTCCACGCTATCAGTGTCTATAACCCATCCAAAGTTTATCCTCCGATTCTTAACACTATCAAAGAACGCCTTAGAAGCATAGAACGTTCCATGATCATACCTCAAATCAGCAGTTGTGTTAGTGAACTCAGAATCAGCTGCAAAGTCTTCATTCTCAGAAGAGTATGTACCAATAACATAGCAATCATGACCTCCAAAACTCACTTTCAAGACATGCTTCACACCAGCATTGTTCACAGAAGTCTCCACACCTTCTTTACTGGTAATAGAAACCGGGAAAAAATCAGGACATTCCCACATTCCTGTGTCTTGTGTCGCAAGTAAAGGAGTTGGATACTTTGTCCATTCCACAAAGTCTTTACTTCTGTACAAAACCGCCATTCCTCTCTCAGTGTTTATCTCCTTAGCTCCCACGATAACTCTCCAGATCCCATCTTGTCCTTGCCACCCGGTCGTAGGGTCACGGAAACAATCGTGAGGGACGTCGTGTGGCGGAAGCATCACAGGATTGTTCTTTGGCTTTACCCACTCACGAAGCAGAGGGTCGGAAGCATCCTTAGGTTCGGCAAGAACTGTAACCTGGCGTCTGTCAAGCTCCTCGTGTTCCTCGAGTCCAGTGTAGAGAATTACTGGTTTGCCATCAGGGAGGATAGTGGCGGATCCAGACCAGCAGCTGTGTCTGTCAAAGGACGCAGTAGGAACAAAGGCTGGTTCGAGTTGGATCCAGTTGACCATGTCTTGTGAAACAGAGTGTCCCCATATCATTATCTCACTGAATCGGGGAGCCAAGTTATTGTGCTGGTAGAACATATGGTAGAATCCTTTGTAATACATTGGCGCTGAAACCACATTTATAgaataaatattacaaattttagaTATTCGTTGAATCACAAGTTAACAGTTTGTAGAATTATTATTTACCGTTTGGATCTTCAGAGATTCGAAGATGCATCAACGTACCAAGAGTgacatacaaaaaaaatgacGAACAATTATCTTTATTAGTTACTTAAGAACATCAAAACTAATAGTTAATCGTgttgtataaaattaattacCCTATTCAGTGATCAGTTGTATAAAGTATAGTGTATAAATTAGCCACAGATTGGTTTATGAAATAACAGTACATTAGAGATCTTTGACATTAtgatatatatgcatataaataagagagaagaaagaaatgtTACCGTTGATCCAGTTTCTATGAGGTTGGAAATGGAAGGAAGTCCTGTTAAGCACGCCGTTTCCATGTTGAGCCATTGAAGATCTTACTCTGTAACGGGAACTGATCCTGGGGGCTTATGAACAATGTGTCTTATGTATGTATGTGTGGCTTTTATAAGTGATCTTGACGTCTTGCCAAGAAAAATGATTATAGAGTCGTCATGAAATTTCGTTCCATTTATGATGCCAATAGCGTTGACATTGACAACTTCTTCTTATTTTGTCGTATGCTCGAAGTATCGTGCAAGAAACTAAAATAGTTTGTTAATTGTTTCTCGGAAAGAAAAGAGatctatactatattaaaagggaTATATGAGCTCCATTGAGCCTATCCACGTCAGattaaaaaatcaaccaatgaaCAATTTGGTTTTTGCCACGTCACACCGTCTTGGGCAGTGTTTGGGCTGGTTTTTTTTTGATCCGTGAACTGAACTATTTGGCCCAAAAGTCCAGTCCAAGAGAAACCCTAGAACCTGAGACTGGGTCGATGATTTCCTTCCACATCTCCACTTTTGAGCGGATCCTCTATCTCCTAGATCCATCGTTTCCTCTTCTTCAATAGATCATCGATCTCCTAGCTATTCACGAGGAGAAAAGGTTTCTACAAGCATACAACAAAGAAAGGTATCTCTAAGTCAAAGCCTTCTTTCCGGAAAGCCCCTCCGAAACACGCAGCCACCCAAGTTTCTGATGCTATGCAGCAGGAGATGTTGATTTCGCATGGCTTCTTCGATGTCAACGGTACCGTTTACTTGAGATCGTTCTCTCGACTGCACAACTTCGTACACTTCTTCCTCAAATTCGCTTTTAATTGTTTTCACTGAGTCAATGGCGGGTCGTGGTAAAACTCTCGGATCCCGCGTTGCCAAGAAGGCGACGTCTCGGAGCAGCAAAGCCGGTCTCCAATTTCCCGTCGGTCGTATCGCCCGGTACTTGAAAAACTGCAAGTACGCGTTCGCCGGAGCTCCGGTTTACCTCGCCGCCGTTCTCGAGTACCTTGCTGCGGAGGTAATTTCTCGATTCTTTAGATCTGGTAGGTTCAGTTTAGGATATATGAGCTCCATTGAGCCTATCCACGTCAGattaaaaaatcaaccaatgaaCAATTTGGTTTTTGCCACGTCACACCGTCTTGGGCAGTGTTTGGGCTGGTTTTTTTTTGATCCGTGAACTGAACTATTTGGCCCAAAAGTCCAGTCCAAGAGAAACCCTAGAACCTGAGACTGGGTCGATGATTTCCTTCCACATCTCCACTTTTGAGCGGATCCTCTATCTCCTAGATCCATCGTTTCCTCTTCTTCAATAGATCATCGATCTCCTAGCTATTCACGAGGAGAAAAGGTTTCTACAAGCATACAACAAAGAAAGGTATCTCTAAGTCAAAGCCTTCTTTCCGGAAAGCCCCTCCGAAACACGCAGCCACCCAAGTTTCTGATGCTATGCAGCAGGAGATGTTGATTTCGCATGGCTTCTTCGATGTCAACGGTACCGTTTACTTGAGATCGTTCTCTCGACTGCACAACTTCGTACACTTCTTCCTCAAATTCGCTTTTAATTGTTTTCACTGAGTCAATGGCGGGTCGTGGTAAAACTCTCGGATCCCGCGTTGCCAAGAAGGCGACGTCTCGGAGCAGCAAAGCCGGTCTCCAATTTCCCGTCGGTCGTATCGCCCGGTACTTGAAAAACTGCAAGTACGCGTTCGCCGGAGCTCCGGTTTACCTCGCCGCCGTTCTCGAGTACCTTGCTGCGGAGGTAATTTCTCGATTCTTTAGATCTGGTAGGTTCAGTTTAGGATtaatttggttcggttcaggATTTTAAAAGGAGATAAACCGAATCGAAACCAAATAAAATTTGGGTTAGTTTTTCCAATTTCGGTTTCAGGATTTGTCGGTTAAAAGGTTAAGTTCATATTATTTCGGTTAATGCTTATGATATAGTTGGGCTAAAGATATTTGGGCCTCGCTAAGAAACCCATTTAAATGGCCCAATTGAGTATCTTATTTAAGCCTAGAGTTTATCATCTGCAGATTCTGTATATATACACACTTGCCGCGGGAATCGCTTCTCACCGGAGAGATACGTATCGCCGGAACCACCCCGTCGCTTGATTCTCGATTCGGCGGAGAGATACCCTAATTTCTCTTTTATTGTTGAACTCAATCGAAGATAAGGCAATGGTGAAAAGCGAAGTGAAGACCGAGAAGCTTGATGACATCACAATCAAAGACCATGAGCACCGTCGTCGCGTGGTTAGCTCCGCCGAGGCCTTAGATAGAAAGTTCAAGAGAACCGTCCTCTGCGTGGCGAAACCGTCTTACCTTCTGAGTCTGCTTGAGCGAAGTAGTACCCGATGCAACTACCTCAAACGGTTGCCGAAGATCCTTAGTGAGCTGCTTCGCCAGAGAAACTGGAGAGAAGCTAGCGGTGTACTTAGCGTCTTGATGCAAGGGACTATGGGAGATGGGTCTCCTTCCATGAACCGCCTCAAATACGAGGttctgtctttttctttttcttttccgaAATTGTGTCTGTGTAGGTTCAGTTTAGTTAAACCGTGATTTAGTAAAGCGGTTTTGGGTTTTTGTTGAATTTTTGAAGCTAGCGGTGTACTTAGCGTCTTGATGCAAGGGACTATGGGAGATGGGTCTCCTTCCATGAACCGCCTCAAATACGAGGttctgtctttttctttttcttttccgaAATTGTGTCTGTGTAGGTTCAGTTTAGTTAAACCGTGATTTAGTAAAGCGGTTTTGGGTTTTTGTTGAATTTTTGGATCTATGTAGGTTCTTGAATTGGCTGGAAACGCGGCGAGGGACAACAAGAAGACGAGATGCCACGTCATATCCAGTTGGCTGTGAGGAACGACGAGGAGCTGAGCAAGTTGCTTGGGGATGTGACGATTGCTAACGGATGTGTGATGCCCAACATTCACAACCTTCTTCTTCCCAAGAAGGCTGGTGGTGGTGCTTCCCCGCGTTCCGGTGACGACAAGTAGATTTAGTTATGTGTTTGTGGGGTTTTGACGAGGAGGTTTTAGGTGAATCTCTGTGTACGTTTTAGAGTCTTTTGTAATCCAGTAACAATAATAGTGGAGAGAGTGTCAACAATTCGAAGAACAAGAGTGGAAACATGAAatcatagatttttttatctatttattttgtcaTTTCTGGTCTGAATAATGAAAGTTGATATTATCTGTTCTTTGCTTCGGTTTGCGATGAATCCGTAAAATTCGAAGAGAATGGTATATACTATGCTCTGTTTGCTGCTTAAAAATTTGACttcggaattttttttttcttttttttttgtaaaatgctTTACCTCTGAATTTTTTTCACAGCACGTTTCTACGACCTAACCtcctttttcaattttaaaaataatctgtTCAAAAGCACTTTCATGAGAAATATTATTagtacaaatttatttataacttttaacAGAATAAATATCTATACTAATACTAAAAAAGATATATGAGTTCCATTAAACCTATCCACGTAAGCATAaaaaacaaccaataaaaaaccTTCTTAAAAaccttctttttttgtaaagcACTTTCATGAGAAATATTATTAgtacaaatattatttataacttttaacAGAATAAATATCTATACTAATACTAAAAAAAGATATATGAGTTCCATTAAACCTATCCACGTAAGCATAaaaaacaaccaataaaaaaccTTCTTTTTGACACGTAACAttaggtttcttcttcttttcatgtTTGCGACCTTCCCCAATTTTTTTCCAGAAACTTGAAGCGTCTTTCCAATCTCCTCTTCGCATCTCCCTTCACTACTCCTATTTAAAACAGTTTGTCCAATCTTTCATGCGATCAGAATCGCGTTCCTCTATAGGAAAAGAAGATAAAGTCATGGCCATGAAATTTGTTAGATCCACCGGAAATCTTGAATTCTACGGTTCCAAAAGCAAAGAGATTTATCAGGTTTGTGTCTACTCCATTCATTATTCATTCTGCTCAAAATAATTTCATCTGATTCTTTATGGGTGATTCATTGATGTTAGCTTGATTCTTAAAAATAACTGCAAGATCATATCACTGTTTTCCATCCACATAATCTCCTTTCTATTTAAGCAGAGATAAGATCCGAAGGAATGTTAGTTTAGAAGCGTAACCCGTGTTTCGATCCTGTCGGAGCTCCACCGCGACCACCGAGGACCATAGTCAAAAGCGTAACCCGTGTTTCGATCCTGTCGGAGCTCCACCGCGACCACCGAGGACCATAGTCAAAAGCGTAACCCGTGTTTCGATCCTGTCGGAGCTCCACCGCGACCACCGAGGACCATAGTCAAAATTTCATTCGGTTAGTTagcttacatatatatatatttatatatgaataccTTTCTAAAGATTCAATAAGAATATTGTTtatgtgtgtcagtgtgtgcgAATTCGAATCATTTTTCTTGATTGGATTGAGTCAGGggaataatttgaaagaattgtAATATATATGGCTGACACCTAGATTGAACTGAAAGCTTTTTGGTTTAAAACTTAACTCTTGAATCATTTCCTCGACTTTATATATGCTTTGCTTTTCTGTTGTATGAAATTCTTTGACAGTTACGAATGCTCACCTCAGTTAATGACGGGATTGTCAAGAAAACCTATAAGTAGTCCAAGAAGATCAATTTTACAGTCGTCTAAACTGTTTGTCTGCTTTCAGCTGCAGAAGGGTAAGTGACAATCACTTCTATGGCACCATCTCAGAATGTACTGCCAAGTGGATTCGGCTTAAAAATCTATAAGGTTATCATTCATCAACAAATTTTTATTACTCTTACAGTTTGTATCTCTGCACCATATAAACTGTTTCAGATCACGGTTAACCAGATAATGAACAATTTCAACTGATTAGCAAAAGGAAACTGAAGCATGACTCATGTTTAgagctatatatttttttatatgactGGTATAAGCATCATCCCAAATCTATCTAACAACTGTCATCAAgatcctgtttttttttttttttttggtttgtcgGTGACAAATCCATTTTTTAAAGCCTATGTGTCAGTGACTCTCACCGTTTGTAACGATTTGGTGTCATTGTGTGTAGGACTTGAAGTTCTCAACCTTCCACCTGATATCCAAGAGATCCTACAACACTTGAGAATGAGAGTACTGCAAGAACCATTCAGTGGCTCTAAAATCATACATGGGGAAACTATCCGAGCATAAGTTTGGGGCATGTGACTGGTACAGTGTTGCGTCCTCCAGGATATGCACATTCTTGGTGTTCATTCTcttcttattattttgataGAAGGGAACTGACTGCTTTTCCTTTATTAGTGTCGGTGGCTGAAAATCCTTCTAGCTACGGTTGTGAAGTTGATCAGCCTTTTAGATAAGATTGTGACAGGTGCTCAGATGGGAGTTATCAGTCTCATAATGAGAGGTGAGCATATATTTCTCATGATTGTATTGCAAAACCCTCCTGCAGGGTCCTATTCTTTGAGGGAAAATATATATGGTCCCTTGATCTCCGGTTGGCTTCTCTAACTGCAATCAGGAATTGGTCAGTTCACTTACAGAATGTATGGCTGCAATTTCATATCACTTTATGTGCTGATGTTCTGCCCAAAACTTAGTAAGGCTAATACAAGGCAATGTTTCTTCTTTGCAGGTGTTCTTtacattaaaagaaaaagattctGCCGGGGAGATCCAGTTGAGATGGATCACCATAATCTGCAATGCTCCCCATCACTGATTAAAATTTTCCAGAGATCGACTGCCTGATGGAATACTACATAGAAGGATAGGCAAAGCTAAAGATGAAGATTGCAAAGGGTGATGAATGTGATTAGGATAAAATGTGATAAAGAATAAGATTAGTGGAGTGCTTGAGAGATAAGTGTAATTGTTCAGTTTTGTTACTTTCTGCGACGAAGTTATAAATATCCGTTGCAAACAACTTGAAACTTCTGTTTCCATCTTAATATCAAATgtttactaaaaaaattaaggaaaTTCTTAGGAAAATAGCGACAAAGAAATGAGAACTTATGATGTAATTTGTAATACGAGCTATATTGGAGCAGCTAATTACTGTATAAAAGATTGAGATCTTGtgtgaaaaaaattaaagtgatATAGTTGAAGGGCAAAGTAACCGGCTATTTTATTAGACATttcaatataaacatataagtAATTCTTCAGCTGAATAGTTAATTTAGAGGGAAGGGGAGAGAAGGAATTCTTCAATGTTGATTTGCATCAAGGCACTCAGAGGCAGTCCCGTTCGTGATCGGACCTCCAAGGGTTCGGTTGCCTGTATATACAAGGTACTTTATAATGTACCtcaaattatgacaaatataaacatgtgataATCCTTGCCtgcaaaatataatatttgattataaaatCCGGTACTTTACTTAAACAATCAAAGTATAACAATCAAATAAACCTCCGgtttatacaaatataaaataatctttGTCATTTATAAGTGTATAAAATAGTCTTTAATTGTTAATTAATCAGCTCCAGATACAGTTTATTCTTATTTTGATGTCTCAAAGGTTTATgtttataaatgtaaaaaaaattaaacaattaaagATTATACGAATACCCCGGACGTAGTCCGGGAAAATCCCTAGTAGTTGTAATtatgttaatttaatttattcagaTCATTAGGCGTTTTAGTCCTTGGTATGAAGTCATTTCTATTAAACTTTTGGTTTTTTAGTTAAATTGTAATTTCTAGTATTGAGGAAACTTCGGCAGGCGGAGTTGAGTGTATTTTTAATCAACTTGGTCGATGGTCTTTATTGATGTATATTAACAATAAATTTCTATTGTCTTAAGCTCGAAGTATCATGGGATAAACACTGAGGATAATcgttattaatttctttttaaactctcagtatatttttttagatcATACTcgttattaattttgtttttgtcaacacctatttttaaaaattaagtgaTGTCAAGTTTAGATCGATCCGAAAAACAAAAACGCTCTGTCCGGCTGGATCTGCTCTATATGGAAAAAAAGGATGGCATCACTTCTCGCCTCCTTTGCTAGATAGTATGCTCGGAAGTTCCTCGCTCTGGGATGTGAGATAATTGTTATTAATTATGATACTTAGGGGGGTGTATTCAACTAAGAGTTTCaaatgatttgtattaaaatgacaaatccactgttattcaaacatggattttaaaaaacactttaaaatccagtgttattgaacttgtcatttcataaaacactctgaaatccactgttattgaacaaaatttaagttgAAGATTTTAAAGTACTTTAATTATTTCTAGAGTGTTTGAGGGGAGTTccttagttataaaaataaaaatcaaaatttcactgttttagatgagattctagagtgttttaacaaaaatcacaccAAATTCTCTAATTCTCCTGCGATCATCTATAaactcattaaaaatcaaattagttCAAATGTCAAGATTCAATACAACCCCCTTAATGTTGTAACTATTACAGGctgtgtatttttattttgttgagtCTTTGGTCTTTGTTAATAAAACATTTGAAGTGAAAGGTCTTTGGAGTAAATGCAATTAAATATCATTTTGTATGATTGAGGACGCTTTCATCAGATCAGGCGGGGCcaatatattttaaaccaaCTTGGTCGAtggtctttgttttttttttttgacagtgAATCATTCATTCTATCATAAGTGAAGTAAGTTCATGACCAGACTAGTCATACAAAAACGCATAATATCACATACTGCAGAATTACACATTTACACTAGTaccatttaagaaaaaaatgtaatagaCCTCAATCCTTCATGATTCAAAGGATCTTCAAATGTAATAGTCGATggtctttgtttatttattaaagaATTCTCTTTTCAAAAAGACAACCTGCGATCAGGACCGGTTCTGGACAAAGCCGAATAAAACATTCGCCTAGTGCcccaaatttttttgaaaaaaattatatatgaaaaggtccctaaattttttttaaaaaacccctaaatttatataaaaaaaaagttttattgaaatttttgctAAAGTCACCTAAGACCTCCAAATTCTCAGGACCGGCACCGCAATATAAAGAAGGAGAAAGCATTTCTATGTATACTCCTgttcttaatattattattaacttaGATGTTTTGGTAAAACTCAAATGTATTGTGTTagatctttttagttttttttaaaataaaaagttgctttacattttaatatataaaaagtttgacaaaaaaaaaacaaaattctagAAAGaccaaaaatacattttcataaatattttcttcattgtAAATACAAACTTACATTGTACATTTTTGACAGTGTAAATCAAGCGGTAAAACTTTAATTGCAGTCGCCGAGGGTGTTGTAATTGTAACGGACAACGGTCACGCCTAGAGACCCGCATCGAAACGTTACTCTTCCACGCGCCGATGTCGGAGACACGTTGGAATCGATCTAGCAATGAACGAAGCGACAACTCCGGTAAGTTTCATCTCATACATGACCCCTCAACGTATCCCTAAACTGTACCATTGTGTGTTTGTTCCATACGTTTAGACCGATCATTCATGTTAGATTGTTCATAGAGGTTATGTCATAAGCTTTGAATGTTTGTTTGATCTGGAGTCACTTTTGTTTGATCGTATAAATTTCCAAACAAGCTTTTCTTTTATGAGATTTTTATAGCTGCTTGAACATTGTTGGTGATCGAATGATGTTTTTTATCTTCTGTCCGT
This genomic stretch from Brassica napus cultivar Da-Ae chromosome C9, Da-Ae, whole genome shotgun sequence harbors:
- the LOC106424553 gene encoding beta-fructofuranosidase, insoluble isoenzyme CWINV6-like; protein product: MAQHGNGVLNRTSFHFQPHRNWINDPNAPMYYKGFYHMFYQHNNLAPRFSEIMIWGHSVSQDMVNWIQLEPAFVPTASFDRHSCWSGSATILPDGKPVILYTGLEEHEELDRRQVTVLAEPKDASDPLLREWVKPKNNPVMLPPHDVPHDCFRDPTTGWQGQDGIWRVIVGAKEINTERGMAVLYRSKDFVEWTKYPTPLLATQDTGMWECPDFFPVSITSKEGVETSVNNAGVKHVLKVSFGGHDCYVIGTYSSENEDFAADSEFTNTTADLRYDHGTFYASKAFFDSVKNRRINFGWVIDTDSVEDDIEKGWSGLLSLPREMWLDTSGTRLIQWPIEEINYLRTNQVSLDNTHLAGCSILEISGITAAQADVEVTFDLPVLEGNPQVLDSDHVDDAVLFGRDSSVGCVYGPFGLLALATSDLSEQTAIFFKIIRRGNGYSVVMGSDENKSSLRDNARKSAHGTVLDIDPRHEKISLRCLIDHSIIESYGAGGRNVITSRVYPKLAIGEAAKLYVFNDGTRGVTISSLEAWSMRTAEVNLNAL
- the LOC106446874 gene encoding uncharacterized protein LOC106446874; translated protein: MVKSEVKTEKLDDITIKDHEHRRRVVSSAEALDRKFKRTVLCVAKPSYLLSLLERSSTRCNYLKRLPKILSELLRQRNWREASGVLSVLMQGTMGDGSPSMNRLKYEVLELAGNAARDNKKTRCHVISSWL